In Zobellia roscoffensis, the following are encoded in one genomic region:
- a CDS encoding LamG domain-containing protein, with the protein MIFKHAIIFFAFVSGSLFAQEIPNTNEETRQGPPKPPMGKRWVLNPDFSDEFNGTELDTIKWYDHHPTWIGRPPGLFMASQVSVGDGFLKMTSKKLEKDTIVHAYGRDITFNVGGAAVVSKKSTQFGYYECRVKAAATTMSTTFWFSSSNNFKGPNDCDKYGLEWDIHESIGREGDFNGSYFASGMHSNSHFWYTDCDGEKHDYRAPQVKFEDSKLTSEDFNIYGGWWQNENTASYYYNNRAPKHQKFYDKVKDKPFDQPMYMRLVSETYPFPWIEIPTTEELNDPSRNTVYYDWVRAYKLVDANDKNPEENTTPKLYTENVVFQSAVISQKKSNAIQVPLAYKANQDREIHLKLFDDEGEKIADSKFIAYAGYANITSVIKTEIDLSVNTPYKVSAVIRPTNGDNKSTLDESTLYINFTE; encoded by the coding sequence ATGATTTTTAAACACGCCATTATATTTTTTGCATTTGTAAGCGGTAGCCTATTTGCTCAAGAAATACCTAATACCAATGAAGAAACTCGCCAGGGACCCCCAAAACCGCCTATGGGCAAGCGATGGGTTTTAAATCCTGACTTTTCAGATGAATTTAACGGAACAGAATTGGACACTATCAAATGGTATGACCACCACCCCACTTGGATTGGACGTCCACCGGGACTTTTTATGGCATCACAGGTTTCCGTGGGTGATGGTTTTCTGAAAATGACAAGTAAAAAACTTGAGAAGGATACCATAGTTCATGCCTACGGTAGAGATATAACTTTTAACGTTGGAGGGGCCGCCGTGGTTTCGAAAAAATCGACTCAATTTGGTTATTACGAATGTCGGGTTAAAGCTGCCGCTACAACCATGTCCACAACATTTTGGTTCTCGAGCAGCAACAATTTTAAAGGACCGAACGATTGTGACAAATACGGTTTAGAGTGGGATATTCATGAATCTATTGGGCGTGAAGGGGATTTTAATGGAAGTTACTTTGCCAGTGGAATGCACTCCAATTCACATTTCTGGTATACGGACTGCGATGGCGAAAAACATGATTACCGAGCCCCACAAGTAAAGTTTGAAGATAGTAAACTTACCTCCGAAGATTTTAATATATATGGAGGTTGGTGGCAAAACGAAAATACGGCCAGCTACTACTATAACAATCGGGCACCCAAACACCAAAAGTTTTATGACAAGGTAAAAGATAAGCCTTTTGACCAACCTATGTATATGCGTTTAGTGAGTGAAACCTATCCTTTTCCATGGATAGAAATTCCTACTACCGAAGAATTAAACGACCCAAGCAGAAATACGGTGTACTACGATTGGGTCAGAGCCTACAAGTTAGTAGATGCCAATGATAAAAATCCCGAAGAAAATACCACACCAAAACTCTACACCGAAAATGTTGTTTTTCAAAGTGCGGTGATTTCACAGAAAAAATCCAATGCAATCCAAGTCCCTCTCGCTTATAAAGCAAATCAAGACCGAGAAATACACTTAAAATTATTTGATGATGAAGGTGAAAAAATTGCCGATTCAAAGTTTATCGCTTACGCGGGATACGCCAACATCACATCTGTTATTAAAACCGAAATTGATTTATCTGTGAATACACCATACAAAGTATCAGCTGTAATTCGCCCTACAAATGGTGACAACAAAAGTACCTTAGATGAGAGTACGCTGTACATCAATTTTACCGAATAA